The proteins below are encoded in one region of Arthrobacter sp. CJ23:
- the prcA gene encoding proteasome subunit alpha: MTQQFYVSPEQLMKDRADFARKGIARGRSVVVVSCADGIAFVAENPSPSLHKIGEIYDKIGFAAVGKYNEFESLRQAGVRYADVRGYSYDREDVTARGLASVYAQSLGAVFTAEQKPFEVELAVAEVGLNQADDHLYRLTFDGSIADENGFVVMGGLAEQVADVVRAGWKSELDLAAAMRLAVKALATDKEVDALPATAVEIAVLDRGSESSRGSRRAFRRLGAEDITQLLAEEA, from the coding sequence ATGACCCAGCAGTTCTACGTATCGCCCGAACAGCTGATGAAGGACCGTGCGGACTTCGCACGGAAGGGCATCGCACGGGGACGCTCCGTGGTGGTGGTCAGTTGCGCCGACGGAATTGCCTTCGTGGCCGAGAACCCCTCGCCGTCCCTGCACAAAATCGGCGAGATCTACGACAAGATCGGTTTCGCCGCGGTCGGCAAGTACAACGAATTCGAAAGCCTCCGGCAGGCCGGCGTCCGGTACGCCGATGTGCGCGGCTATTCCTATGACCGGGAGGACGTCACAGCACGCGGGCTGGCCAGCGTCTACGCGCAGAGCCTCGGTGCTGTGTTCACAGCCGAGCAGAAGCCTTTTGAGGTTGAGCTGGCAGTGGCCGAAGTCGGGCTGAACCAGGCCGACGACCACCTTTACCGGCTCACCTTTGACGGGTCCATCGCCGACGAGAACGGCTTTGTGGTGATGGGGGGCCTCGCGGAACAGGTGGCAGACGTGGTCAGGGCCGGGTGGAAATCCGAACTGGACCTGGCCGCCGCGATGCGCCTGGCCGTCAAGGCCCTGGCAACGGACAAAGAGGTGGACGCCCTGCCGGCCACCGCCGTCGAGATCGCCGTACTGGACCGCGGTTCGGAAAGCAGCAGGGGATCGCGCAGGGCCTTCCGCCGACTGGGAGCGGAAGACATCACACAGCTGCTGGCTGAGGAGGCCTGA